One genomic region from Haloarcula sp. DT43 encodes:
- a CDS encoding ABC transporter ATP-binding protein — translation MTDPVLVGSDLCVTRRGTTILDGVSLTVESDAATLVQGPSGAGKSTLFNVLGLLEPPSSGRLTVAGRDASALSERQRARLRRTTLGFVFQDFQLIGDLTARENASLPQEHAGERDPDWLDTLFDRLGIAGLEHQYPATLSGGEKQRVAIARALANRPEVILADEPTGQLDPDTAAAVLDLLFSMKESTETALVVISHDPQLAQRFDERLFIRGGTLVTDAASTPDARSTETD, via the coding sequence ATGACCGACCCCGTCCTCGTCGGTTCGGACCTGTGTGTCACGCGACGGGGCACGACCATTCTCGACGGCGTCTCGCTCACGGTCGAGTCGGACGCGGCGACGCTCGTCCAGGGCCCCAGCGGGGCCGGGAAGTCGACCCTGTTCAACGTCCTCGGTCTGCTAGAGCCGCCGTCTAGCGGTCGGCTGACGGTCGCCGGCCGGGACGCGAGCGCGCTCTCGGAGCGCCAGCGCGCGCGGCTTCGCCGGACGACGCTCGGGTTCGTCTTCCAGGACTTCCAGCTCATCGGCGACCTGACCGCCCGCGAGAACGCCTCGCTTCCGCAGGAGCACGCGGGCGAACGCGACCCCGACTGGCTGGACACGCTGTTCGACCGCCTGGGCATCGCCGGGCTGGAGCACCAGTACCCCGCGACGCTGAGCGGTGGCGAGAAACAGCGCGTCGCCATCGCACGCGCGCTAGCGAACCGCCCCGAAGTCATCCTCGCCGACGAACCGACCGGCCAGCTGGACCCCGACACGGCGGCGGCGGTGCTAGACCTCCTGTTCAGCATGAAGGAATCGACCGAGACCGCGCTCGTCGTCATCAGCCACGACCCGCAGTTGGCCCAGCGGTTCGACGAGCGGCTGTTCATCCGCGGCGGTACGCTCGTGACCGACGCCGCCTCGACGCCGGACGCGCGGTCGACGGAGACGGACTAG
- a CDS encoding sodium:phosphate symporter: protein MSDGRTGRLLLVVAVVAVAVAARLTTLHWTPLPSTIDGFGYVALARDTLETGAFPLGRFRADNVVFAALLTVVGALTGERPLYIAQPVVAVTGAASCLTAMALAKRLARSSRWPRSRTTLAMGVVGMGLAVEGVYLRRTGQTDEEALAFLLLPLFAIAVHRLLTTDRDRRRWGAVVVVLFAAFPLLHTFSSLIVALVLTGVLAAHLARIPPRRDAVVSLAVVAGFWTYMWGYYRFAEQSQLVVPYVDRISAYPGLFLAWVVLLVATLVWFQRTSPRLQRVTVGGAVGLWFLTLGANALRTVFPGTQTTPTGLLALVAAFAVPVAFALVGLPLASRDRRRIGPVVLALLLAPIVVVYFSLTASLTPEYYGTALRGQTFVHLPVFVLAGVGVASLAARRSPSPDGGLGSVRTHSHRLATVLAVVVVVAALVTMPIAFVNLDTLAFPTGATESQFAAATFTADHVDEQWASDHPFSRIVALYYPAATAGTYQPTARWLGGGAEPDCPTLSRASWGTTGAHLFPAASEKTTPAALAEWRYEHDVVYDTRALDSVYLVLPGGNRTGC, encoded by the coding sequence TCCCCTCGACGATAGACGGGTTCGGTTACGTCGCTCTGGCCAGGGACACTCTCGAGACGGGGGCGTTTCCGCTCGGCCGGTTCCGGGCGGACAACGTCGTGTTCGCCGCTCTTCTGACGGTCGTCGGCGCGCTCACCGGCGAGCGGCCGCTGTATATCGCTCAGCCGGTCGTCGCGGTCACCGGTGCGGCGTCCTGTCTGACGGCGATGGCGCTGGCCAAGCGCCTGGCGCGGTCGAGTCGCTGGCCGCGCTCGCGGACGACGCTGGCGATGGGCGTGGTGGGGATGGGACTCGCGGTCGAGGGGGTCTACCTCCGGCGCACCGGCCAGACAGACGAGGAGGCCCTGGCCTTCCTCCTGCTCCCGCTGTTTGCGATTGCCGTCCACCGCCTGCTCACGACCGACCGGGACAGGCGTCGCTGGGGGGCCGTCGTGGTCGTCCTGTTCGCCGCCTTCCCGCTGCTCCACACGTTCAGTTCACTCATCGTGGCGCTGGTCCTCACGGGCGTACTGGCCGCACATCTCGCTCGGATTCCGCCACGCCGCGACGCCGTCGTTTCCCTCGCCGTCGTCGCGGGCTTCTGGACGTACATGTGGGGGTACTACCGGTTCGCCGAACAGTCCCAGTTAGTCGTTCCCTACGTCGACCGCATCAGCGCGTATCCGGGGCTGTTCCTGGCCTGGGTCGTCCTCCTGGTGGCGACGCTGGTCTGGTTCCAGCGGACGAGTCCGCGCCTCCAGCGGGTGACCGTCGGCGGCGCGGTCGGCCTCTGGTTCCTGACGCTCGGCGCGAACGCGCTCCGGACCGTGTTCCCCGGGACACAGACCACGCCGACCGGGCTCTTGGCGCTCGTCGCGGCCTTCGCCGTCCCGGTGGCGTTCGCCCTGGTCGGCCTCCCGCTCGCGAGCCGCGACCGGCGGCGCATCGGCCCGGTCGTGCTGGCGCTCCTGCTGGCTCCGATTGTCGTCGTGTACTTCTCGTTGACCGCCTCGCTGACGCCGGAGTACTACGGGACCGCGCTCCGGGGCCAGACGTTCGTTCACCTCCCCGTGTTCGTGCTGGCCGGCGTCGGCGTCGCGTCGCTCGCCGCCCGGAGGTCGCCGTCACCGGACGGCGGGCTCGGGTCGGTCAGGACTCACAGTCACCGGCTCGCGACCGTCCTGGCGGTCGTCGTCGTGGTCGCCGCGCTCGTGACGATGCCCATCGCGTTCGTCAACCTCGACACGCTGGCGTTCCCGACCGGCGCGACCGAGTCGCAGTTCGCGGCCGCGACGTTCACGGCCGACCACGTCGACGAGCAGTGGGCCTCGGACCACCCGTTCAGCCGCATCGTCGCCCTGTACTACCCCGCCGCGACCGCCGGGACGTACCAGCCGACCGCCCGGTGGCTCGGCGGCGGCGCGGAACCGGACTGCCCGACGCTGTCGCGGGCGTCGTGGGGGACGACCGGGGCGCATCTGTTCCCGGCCGCAAGCGAGAAGACCACGCCCGCGGCGCTGGCGGAGTGGCGCTACGAGCACGACGTGGTCTACGACACGCGAGCGCTCGACTCCGTGTATCTCGTACTGCCCGGCGGCAACCGAACGGGGTGTTGA